A part of Citrifermentans bremense genomic DNA contains:
- the thiD gene encoding bifunctional hydroxymethylpyrimidine kinase/phosphomethylpyrimidine kinase, with amino-acid sequence MLRLVVDHSGKERRIEGLYLITDQAERLVHRVREALSSGYVAVLQYRDKVRSYEERLDLGQELKHLCAEFEAKFIVNDDVQLALELDADGVHLGQDDGDPAAAREALGPKKIIGISTHSLAEALEAQDAGADYIGFGALYPTASKEVEHIQGPEQLALLKGKLRIPVVAIGGIARDNACAVIDAGADAIAVISAVLSARSPALAATELALLFNRKGLQPRGGVLTVAGSDSGGGAGIQADLKTVTLLGSYGASAITALTAQNTRGVTAIHPVPPEFLAQQIDAVLSDIPIDVVKVGMLSSAANAATLADRLSAHGMRMVVLDPVMSAKGGVALMENEALGVLKQRLIPLCYLLTPNIPEAEALTGLSITDAAGMELAARALHLMGARHVLIKGGHLTEGVVTDILFDGTGFTRFTAPRVLTRNTHGTGCTLASAIASYLAQGEPLPGAVLRAKLFVTRAIKYAQPLGKGHGPVNHFLAARDQAET; translated from the coding sequence GTGTTAAGACTCGTGGTGGATCACAGCGGCAAGGAGCGGCGCATCGAGGGGCTCTACCTCATCACGGATCAAGCGGAGCGCCTGGTCCACCGCGTGCGCGAGGCGCTCTCCTCAGGATACGTCGCCGTCCTGCAGTACCGGGACAAGGTCCGCAGCTACGAGGAACGACTGGACCTGGGGCAGGAGCTGAAACACCTCTGTGCCGAGTTCGAGGCGAAGTTCATCGTCAACGACGACGTGCAACTGGCCCTGGAGCTCGACGCCGACGGCGTCCACCTGGGGCAGGATGACGGTGACCCGGCCGCGGCGCGCGAGGCGCTGGGTCCGAAAAAGATCATAGGGATCTCCACCCACTCGCTTGCGGAAGCGCTCGAGGCGCAGGACGCGGGCGCCGACTACATAGGCTTCGGCGCCCTCTACCCCACCGCCAGCAAAGAGGTCGAGCATATCCAGGGGCCGGAGCAGCTGGCGCTTTTAAAGGGGAAGCTGAGGATCCCGGTGGTCGCCATCGGCGGCATCGCCAGGGACAACGCCTGCGCGGTGATAGACGCCGGAGCCGACGCCATCGCGGTTATCTCGGCGGTCCTTTCGGCCAGATCCCCCGCGCTCGCGGCGACCGAACTGGCGCTTTTGTTCAACAGGAAGGGGCTGCAGCCGCGCGGCGGCGTCCTCACCGTAGCGGGAAGCGACTCGGGAGGGGGCGCCGGCATCCAGGCGGACCTGAAGACGGTGACGCTTTTAGGAAGCTACGGCGCCTCGGCCATCACCGCGCTTACCGCCCAGAACACCCGCGGCGTCACCGCGATACACCCGGTCCCCCCAGAATTCCTGGCGCAGCAGATCGACGCGGTCCTCTCGGACATCCCGATCGACGTGGTCAAGGTGGGGATGCTCTCCTCGGCAGCAAACGCCGCCACCCTCGCCGACAGGCTCAGCGCCCACGGCATGAGGATGGTTGTGCTCGACCCGGTGATGAGCGCCAAGGGGGGGGTCGCGCTCATGGAGAACGAGGCGCTCGGCGTGCTGAAACAGAGGCTGATCCCGCTTTGCTACCTGCTCACGCCCAACATCCCCGAGGCAGAGGCGCTCACCGGGCTCTCCATCACCGATGCCGCCGGGATGGAGCTCGCCGCACGCGCCCTGCACCTCATGGGGGCGAGACACGTGCTGATCAAGGGGGGGCACCTGACCGAGGGGGTCGTCACCGACATCCTCTTCGACGGCACCGGCTTCACCCGCTTCACGGCCCCGCGCGTCCTCACCCGCAACACCCACGGCACCGGCTGCACGCTCGCTTCCGCCATCGCAAGCTACCTGGCCCAGGGGGAACCGCTCCCCGGAGCCGTATTGAGGGCGAAGCTGTTCGTGACCCGGGCCATCAAGTACGCGCAGCCGCTGGGAAAAGGACACGGCCCGGTGAACCATTTCCTGGCCGCAAGAGACCAAGCCGAAACTTGA
- a CDS encoding B12-binding domain-containing radical SAM protein → MTIKRVALITPPYHSGVVESAGTWLNVGFVYIAGSLRAAGYEVDYYDAMSLWHKWPEIEARIRAFRPDVVATTSFTASIGHALELTALAKKINPDVVTVHGNVHATFCYDEILEAEHDTVDFIVRGEGEVTLVKLLDCLNQGGDPAEVPGLSFWRDGAVVSTPKAAAIQDLDALPMAWDLVEWPIYTYRAKNNARLAIVSSSRGCMEKCSFCSQQLFWERSWRARSAENFVAELELLRDSYGVEVAMLSDEIPTFDRERWVRILDLMIERKVGVKLLMETRVDDILRDADIMGKYREAGVEHIYVGVEAGDQATLDLFNKNTKVEQSKAAIDIINNADIVSETSFVLGMPDDTPESIAATIELAKHYNPDMAFFLAIAPWPYAELYPELEPYVATRDYRKYNLVEPVIKPKAMTVEELERELGRASQKFYMHKFQKLHDLSPWKQTFMVAVLDILINNSYLAGQMRAMMKEGKEMPPEVQALLRSIKTARGDAGAGVHPHTFAPIP, encoded by the coding sequence ATGACTATAAAGAGGGTCGCACTGATAACGCCGCCGTACCACTCCGGCGTCGTCGAGTCCGCTGGGACTTGGCTCAATGTGGGGTTCGTCTACATCGCCGGGTCGTTGCGCGCCGCAGGTTACGAGGTTGACTACTACGACGCGATGAGCCTGTGGCACAAGTGGCCCGAGATAGAGGCGCGCATCAGGGCCTTCAGGCCGGACGTGGTCGCCACGACCTCGTTCACCGCTTCCATAGGGCACGCGCTGGAGTTGACGGCGCTGGCCAAGAAGATCAACCCGGACGTGGTGACGGTGCACGGCAACGTCCACGCCACCTTCTGCTATGACGAGATCCTCGAGGCGGAGCACGACACGGTCGACTTCATCGTCAGGGGGGAGGGGGAGGTTACCCTTGTGAAGCTTCTGGACTGCCTGAACCAGGGGGGCGATCCCGCAGAGGTGCCGGGGCTTTCCTTCTGGCGCGACGGCGCCGTGGTCTCGACCCCGAAGGCCGCAGCCATCCAGGACCTCGACGCGCTCCCCATGGCCTGGGACCTGGTGGAGTGGCCCATCTACACCTACCGCGCGAAGAACAACGCCCGACTGGCCATCGTCTCCTCGTCGCGCGGCTGCATGGAGAAATGCTCCTTCTGCTCGCAGCAGCTCTTCTGGGAGCGCTCCTGGCGCGCCAGAAGCGCCGAGAACTTCGTGGCCGAGCTGGAGCTTCTGCGCGACAGCTACGGCGTCGAGGTGGCGATGCTCTCCGACGAGATCCCCACCTTCGACCGCGAGCGCTGGGTGCGCATCCTGGACCTGATGATCGAGCGCAAGGTCGGGGTGAAGCTCCTGATGGAAACCCGCGTGGACGACATCCTGCGCGACGCGGACATCATGGGCAAGTACCGCGAGGCCGGCGTCGAGCACATCTACGTCGGGGTGGAGGCGGGAGACCAGGCGACGCTCGACCTCTTCAACAAGAACACCAAGGTGGAGCAGTCCAAGGCCGCCATCGACATCATCAACAACGCCGACATCGTGTCGGAGACCTCATTCGTCCTGGGGATGCCGGACGATACGCCCGAGAGCATCGCGGCGACCATCGAGCTCGCCAAGCACTACAACCCGGACATGGCGTTCTTCCTCGCCATAGCCCCCTGGCCCTACGCCGAGCTCTACCCTGAGCTGGAGCCGTACGTGGCGACCAGGGACTACCGCAAGTACAACCTCGTGGAGCCGGTGATAAAGCCCAAGGCGATGACGGTGGAGGAACTGGAGCGGGAACTTGGGCGTGCCAGCCAGAAGTTCTACATGCACAAGTTCCAGAAGCTGCATGACCTCTCCCCCTGGAAGCAGACCTTCATGGTCGCGGTGCTGGACATTCTCATCAACAACTCGTACCTCGCCGGACAGATGAGGGCGATGATGAAGGAAGGAAAAGAGATGCCGCCCGAGGTGCAGGCGCTATTGAGAAGCATCAAGACCGCCCGCGGCGATGCCGGTGCCGGCGTCCACCCGCACACCTTCGCGCCCATCCCATAG
- a CDS encoding heavy metal sensor histidine kinase has product MKIARLKRFLRKGILVDRPGAFSIAHNLAMVHIITIVAAFSVCAVFLYFKIVEQLDLSANNELRSEIASIRTLLFAPNGVDVLREAMENETESEEPGRHCILVRILDKSGNAVVQCKNIRALPASSFPRDGVCQVRKVKGNNGKPYLMRNVSLHDPFSQANGWRMQIAIDLTEHERLVASYRTYLILFGFGGLLFAIPTSLLVVRHGLKPLNELSDTIAQITDDELGTRLNPAQFPVEMQSLVNSFNTMMDTLEGSFQRLSHYSGNLAHELRTPINNLMLQTEIALSKERTPEAYREVMASAVEEYTQLSLIIDRLLFLARADSNNNDLLPQRLSVEQEAAEVIDYFSEEAAEAGITLECRGAGVIAADRTLFRRALSNLVSNAISHTPRGGVVSVSIRPRNDGSVDVDVSDTGCGVEPKHLPMLFDRFYRVDQEVGGEPRVGNGLGLAIVKAIMTMHRGRVLAWSKLGKGTTITLRFSRRQQS; this is encoded by the coding sequence TTGAAGATCGCTAGACTGAAGCGGTTTTTGCGCAAGGGGATCCTGGTTGACCGCCCCGGGGCGTTTTCCATCGCCCACAACCTGGCCATGGTCCATATCATCACCATCGTGGCCGCCTTCTCAGTCTGCGCCGTTTTCCTCTACTTCAAGATCGTAGAACAGCTGGACCTGTCCGCCAACAACGAGCTGAGGTCGGAGATCGCCTCGATCAGGACCCTTCTTTTCGCCCCGAACGGCGTGGACGTACTCCGGGAGGCGATGGAGAACGAGACCGAGAGCGAGGAACCCGGGCGCCACTGTATCCTGGTCCGCATCCTCGACAAAAGCGGTAACGCGGTCGTTCAGTGCAAGAACATCAGGGCGCTCCCGGCGTCGTCCTTCCCGCGGGATGGAGTCTGCCAGGTCAGGAAAGTAAAGGGCAATAACGGCAAGCCTTACCTGATGCGGAACGTCTCGCTGCACGACCCCTTCTCCCAGGCCAACGGGTGGCGCATGCAGATCGCCATCGACCTCACCGAGCACGAAAGGCTCGTCGCGAGCTACCGCACCTATCTGATCCTTTTCGGCTTCGGAGGGCTACTCTTCGCCATACCGACGTCGCTGCTCGTGGTGCGGCACGGCCTGAAGCCGCTCAACGAACTGTCGGACACCATCGCGCAGATCACCGACGACGAACTCGGCACCAGGCTCAACCCCGCCCAGTTCCCCGTCGAGATGCAGTCCCTGGTAAACTCCTTCAACACCATGATGGACACCCTGGAGGGCTCCTTCCAGCGCCTTTCGCACTACTCGGGGAACCTGGCCCACGAGCTGCGCACCCCGATAAACAACCTGATGCTGCAGACCGAAATCGCCCTGTCCAAGGAAAGGACGCCGGAGGCTTACCGCGAGGTGATGGCTTCGGCCGTCGAAGAGTACACACAGCTCTCACTGATCATAGACCGGCTGCTCTTTCTGGCCCGCGCCGACAGCAACAACAACGACCTTTTGCCGCAGAGGCTGTCCGTGGAGCAGGAGGCCGCCGAGGTGATCGACTACTTCTCAGAGGAAGCGGCAGAAGCCGGCATCACCCTCGAGTGCCGCGGCGCCGGCGTCATCGCTGCCGACCGGACCCTCTTTCGCCGCGCGCTCAGCAACCTGGTCTCCAACGCCATCTCCCATACCCCCCGCGGTGGGGTAGTTTCCGTCTCCATCCGCCCCCGCAACGACGGCAGCGTCGATGTGGACGTAAGCGATACCGGATGCGGCGTGGAGCCCAAGCATCTGCCGATGCTGTTTGACCGTTTCTACCGCGTCGACCAGGAGGTGGGCGGGGAGCCCCGAGTCGGGAACGGGCTTGGGCTCGCCATCGTCAAGGCGATCATGACCATGCATCGCGGCCGGGTGCTGGCGTGGAGCAAGCTGGGGAAAGGGACCACCATCACCCTGCGCTTCAGCCGACGCCAGCAATCCTAA
- a CDS encoding heavy metal response regulator transcription factor translates to MYFLIVEDAEKTAEQLRKGLSEMSITVDVASDGLKGLAMAREREYDLIVLDLMLPGIDGFEVVKRLREGGSTTPVMILTARDEVHDRITGLQLGADDYLVKPYSFAELCARIQALLRRGQVVQQDEIRVADLTVNFFAHKATRAGKTLELTPKEFALLSLLIRRAGEVQSRLRIAERVWNLGFEANLKIVDVKVAALRAKVDGPFEKKLIHTVRGLGYILEDR, encoded by the coding sequence ATGTATTTTTTGATCGTGGAAGACGCGGAAAAAACCGCGGAGCAGTTGCGCAAGGGGTTGTCGGAGATGTCGATAACGGTGGACGTCGCCTCCGACGGGCTCAAGGGGCTGGCGATGGCCCGGGAGAGGGAGTACGACCTGATCGTCCTGGACCTGATGCTGCCGGGAATCGACGGCTTCGAGGTGGTGAAGAGGCTCCGCGAGGGAGGATCCACCACTCCGGTCATGATCCTCACCGCCCGCGACGAGGTGCACGACCGCATCACCGGGCTGCAGCTTGGGGCGGACGACTACCTGGTCAAGCCCTACTCCTTCGCCGAACTCTGCGCCCGGATCCAGGCGCTTTTGCGCCGCGGCCAGGTAGTGCAGCAGGACGAGATACGGGTGGCCGATCTTACCGTCAACTTCTTCGCCCACAAGGCGACCCGCGCCGGCAAGACGCTGGAGCTGACCCCGAAGGAGTTCGCCCTGCTCTCCCTGCTGATCCGCCGGGCAGGCGAGGTGCAGTCCCGGCTGAGGATCGCCGAAAGGGTCTGGAACCTCGGCTTCGAGGCCAACCTGAAGATCGTCGACGTGAAGGTGGCGGCCCTGAGGGCAAAGGTGGACGGGCCGTTCGAGAAGAAGCTGATACACACGGTGCGGGGGCTGGGGTACATACTTGAAGATCGCTAG
- the thiC gene encoding phosphomethylpyrimidine synthase ThiC — translation MTQLEYARKGIITDKMKTAALAEGVDAEFIRAGIAAGNIIICHNNKHTNGTPLAVGKGLRTKVNANIGSSADDLDFQKELEKVRVAVASGADAIMDLSTGGPVDEIRRAVIAETSACIGTVPLYQAALDAVRKHKKAIVEMTVEDIFQGVIKHAEDGVDFITVHCGVTRSTVERMRKEGRIMDVVSRGGAFTIEWMAHNNAENPLYEHFDRLLEITKAYDMTLSLGDGFRPGCLADATDRAQIHELILLGELTQRAQEYGVQVMIEGPGHMPLNQIEANILLQKRLCHGAPFYVLGPLVTDIAPGYDHITSAIGGTIAAAAGADFLCYVTPSEHLKLPSVEDVREGVMASRIAAHAADIVKGVKGAMEKDNEMARCRKKLDWEGQFALAIDPVKARRLREESGVADHGACTMCGEFCAYKVMDDATEREKANAASAA, via the coding sequence ATGACCCAGCTCGAATACGCCCGCAAGGGGATCATCACCGACAAGATGAAGACTGCGGCCCTCGCCGAAGGGGTGGACGCCGAGTTCATCCGCGCCGGGATCGCCGCGGGCAACATCATCATCTGCCACAACAACAAGCACACAAACGGCACCCCGCTCGCCGTCGGCAAGGGGCTGAGGACAAAGGTCAACGCCAACATCGGCTCCTCCGCCGACGACCTCGACTTCCAGAAGGAGCTGGAGAAGGTGCGCGTGGCGGTCGCCAGCGGCGCCGACGCCATCATGGACCTCTCCACCGGCGGCCCGGTGGACGAGATCCGCCGCGCCGTCATCGCCGAGACCAGCGCCTGCATCGGCACCGTGCCGCTGTACCAGGCTGCACTCGACGCGGTCAGAAAGCACAAGAAGGCGATCGTGGAGATGACGGTCGAGGACATCTTCCAGGGGGTGATCAAGCACGCCGAGGACGGAGTCGACTTCATCACCGTGCACTGCGGCGTGACCCGCTCCACGGTGGAGCGGATGCGCAAGGAAGGGCGCATCATGGACGTCGTCTCCCGCGGCGGCGCCTTCACCATCGAATGGATGGCGCACAACAACGCGGAGAACCCGCTTTACGAGCACTTCGACCGCCTGCTGGAGATCACCAAGGCCTACGACATGACCCTGTCGCTTGGTGACGGCTTCCGCCCCGGCTGCCTGGCCGACGCGACCGACCGGGCCCAGATCCACGAGTTGATCCTCCTGGGAGAGCTCACCCAGAGGGCGCAGGAGTACGGGGTGCAGGTGATGATCGAGGGTCCGGGGCACATGCCGCTGAACCAGATCGAGGCGAACATCCTGCTGCAGAAGAGGCTCTGCCACGGGGCACCCTTCTACGTGCTCGGGCCGCTGGTAACCGACATCGCGCCGGGCTACGACCACATCACCTCGGCCATCGGCGGCACCATAGCCGCTGCCGCCGGGGCCGATTTCCTCTGCTACGTCACCCCTTCGGAGCACCTGAAGCTCCCCAGCGTGGAAGACGTGCGCGAGGGTGTCATGGCGAGCCGGATCGCGGCCCACGCAGCCGACATCGTGAAGGGGGTCAAGGGGGCCATGGAGAAGGACAACGAGATGGCCCGCTGCCGCAAGAAGCTCGACTGGGAGGGGCAGTTCGCCCTCGCCATCGACCCGGTGAAAGCGCGCCGCCTGAGGGAGGAGTCCGGCGTCGCCGACCACGGCGCATGCACCATGTGCGGCGAGTTCTGCGCCTACAAGGTGATGGACGACGCCACCGAGCGCGAAAAGGCGAACGCGGCCAGCGCCGCCTGA